The Geothermobacter ehrlichii genome has a segment encoding these proteins:
- the tkt gene encoding transketolase, giving the protein MTLPPLNLDQARRAVDTIRLLSADMVEKANSGHPGTPMEAAPIAYLLFARHMRHNPQNPDWAGRDRFILSCGHASALLYSMLHLTGYGLSLDDLKNFRQLGSPTAGHPEFGHAPGIETTTGPLGQGISVGVGMAMGLRFLQKRVSEKLFDSTIYALCSDGDLMEGVASEAASLAGHLRLGNLVYLYLDNRITIEGDTSLAFTEEVATRYLSYGWQVQHVEGENLQDLDRAIACAKHSPRPSLIIARSHIGFGAPTKQDTAGAHGAPLGAEELAGAKAFFGRDPQKSFEVPDDVRRHMAEAVERGAELEAAWQSAFEAELKENEALRDWQRAAAGELPAGWDELPDFAAGEKLATRQASGKTLNALAAKLPFLLGGSADLGPSNNTVLQDEGSFTACTVGRNIHFGVREHGMGAILNGLAHIPGLIPYGGTFAIFADYMRPPMRLAAMMGLQVVYVLTHDSIGLGEDGPTHQPIEQLANLRAVPNLTVIRPADASETVEAWKAAIRNQGGPTALILSRQGWANFDRQQLAPAAELHRGGYVLSKEDGELQAIIIATGSEVPLALEAQKQLAAEGIGVRVVNLPSWELFEQQDAAYIESVLPAACRKRLAVEAGSTFGWERWVGTEGRIIGMTGYGASGPAAELFRHFGFTVENIVAQVKELL; this is encoded by the coding sequence ATGACTCTGCCGCCGCTGAACCTGGACCAGGCCCGCCGGGCCGTCGACACCATCCGCCTGCTCTCCGCCGACATGGTGGAAAAGGCCAACTCCGGTCATCCGGGCACCCCGATGGAGGCCGCGCCAATCGCCTACCTCCTCTTTGCCCGGCACATGCGCCACAATCCGCAGAATCCCGACTGGGCCGGCCGCGACCGCTTCATCCTCTCCTGCGGTCATGCCTCGGCCCTGCTCTACTCCATGCTGCACCTGACCGGCTACGGCCTGTCGCTGGACGACCTGAAAAACTTCCGCCAGCTCGGCAGCCCCACCGCCGGCCACCCCGAATTCGGCCACGCCCCCGGCATCGAGACCACCACCGGTCCGCTCGGACAGGGGATTTCGGTCGGCGTCGGCATGGCCATGGGCCTGCGCTTTCTGCAGAAAAGGGTGAGCGAAAAGCTGTTCGACAGCACCATCTACGCCCTCTGCTCCGACGGCGACCTGATGGAGGGCGTCGCCTCCGAAGCCGCCTCCCTGGCCGGCCACCTGCGACTGGGCAACCTGGTCTATCTCTACCTCGACAACCGCATCACCATCGAGGGCGACACCAGCCTGGCCTTCACCGAGGAGGTGGCCACCCGCTACCTCAGCTACGGCTGGCAGGTGCAGCACGTCGAGGGTGAAAACCTGCAGGATCTCGACCGCGCCATCGCCTGCGCCAAGCATTCGCCGCGCCCCTCGCTGATCATCGCCCGCAGCCACATCGGTTTCGGCGCACCGACCAAACAGGACACGGCAGGCGCCCATGGCGCGCCCCTCGGCGCCGAGGAACTGGCCGGCGCCAAGGCCTTCTTCGGCCGCGATCCGCAAAAGAGCTTCGAAGTCCCCGACGACGTCCGCCGGCACATGGCCGAGGCGGTTGAACGCGGTGCCGAGCTCGAAGCCGCCTGGCAGAGCGCCTTCGAGGCCGAGCTGAAGGAGAACGAGGCCCTGCGCGACTGGCAGCGGGCCGCCGCCGGCGAACTGCCGGCCGGCTGGGACGAGCTGCCCGACTTCGCCGCCGGCGAGAAGCTCGCCACCCGGCAGGCCAGCGGCAAGACCCTCAACGCCCTGGCGGCAAAGCTGCCCTTTCTGCTCGGCGGCTCCGCCGACCTGGGGCCGTCCAACAACACGGTGCTGCAGGACGAAGGCTCCTTCACCGCCTGCACCGTCGGCCGCAACATCCACTTCGGCGTCCGCGAGCACGGCATGGGGGCGATCCTCAACGGCCTGGCCCACATCCCCGGACTGATTCCCTACGGCGGCACCTTCGCCATCTTCGCTGACTACATGCGGCCGCCCATGCGGCTGGCCGCGATGATGGGCCTGCAGGTCGTCTACGTGCTGACCCACGACTCCATCGGTCTCGGCGAGGACGGCCCGACCCACCAGCCGATCGAGCAGCTGGCCAACCTGCGGGCAGTGCCCAACCTGACAGTGATCCGCCCGGCCGACGCCAGCGAGACGGTCGAGGCCTGGAAGGCGGCCATCCGCAACCAGGGCGGCCCCACCGCCCTCATCCTCTCCCGCCAGGGATGGGCCAACTTCGACCGGCAGCAGCTGGCACCGGCCGCCGAGCTGCACCGCGGCGGCTATGTGCTGTCGAAAGAAGACGGCGAGCTGCAGGCGATCATCATCGCCACCGGCTCGGAAGTCCCCCTGGCGCTCGAGGCGCAGAAGCAGCTGGCCGCCGAAGGCATCGGCGTGCGGGTGGTCAACCTGCCGAGCTGGGAACTGTTCGAACAGCAGGACGCCGCCTACATCGAGTCGGTCCTGCCGGCCGCCTGCCGCAAGCGGCTGGCGGTGGAGGCCGGATCGACCTTCGGCTGGGAGCGCTGGGTCGGCACAGAGGGGCGGATCATCGGCATGACCGGCTACGGCGCCAGCGGCCCGGCCGCCGAACTGTTCCGCCACTTCGGCTTCACCGTGGAGAACATCGTCGCCCAGGTGAAGGAACTGCTCTGA
- a CDS encoding glutamate--cysteine ligase: protein MSTLNRPDLEQPVTDLAQLTDFLRRGARPAADFGVGAETEKLVIDSESGEAAPYSRIRQLLEQLATDRPWTEVREEGEVIALLGEHSSITLEPGGQIELSGRFCPDIHCCEGDFAAHVAAVVRAAEPLGLTFLGLGVQPFTPLEKIDWLPKSRYGIMGPYMERTGDMGQRMMKQSAGLQVNLDFEDEEDAVFKLRLGQALAPLLYALFANSPFMDGRPSGFLSTRGEIWSRTDPDRCGLIPALFADGASLETYTDYALDVPMYFIVRDGRYLDLTGRRFTFRRYLAEGFASHRATLADWDLHLSTLFPEVRLRPQIEIRSSDSLPQGLTLSVAALLKGLFYDRDTAETAWCLLWPGDIDALHRSYRQSWKAGLQTRQNGRLLRDLARDVLELAWQGLRRQQRHNHHGCDETVYLDPLQQIAEEGVTLAERLLRDWRGERRHDLAMLKRHCAFRLEV from the coding sequence ATGAGCACCCTGAACAGACCCGATCTCGAGCAGCCCGTCACCGACCTTGCCCAGCTGACCGACTTTCTGCGCCGCGGCGCCCGTCCCGCCGCGGATTTCGGCGTCGGTGCCGAAACGGAGAAACTGGTCATCGACAGCGAAAGCGGCGAGGCCGCCCCCTATTCCCGCATCCGCCAGCTGCTCGAACAGCTGGCCACCGACCGGCCCTGGACGGAGGTCCGGGAAGAGGGAGAAGTGATCGCCCTGCTCGGCGAGCATTCCTCCATCACCCTCGAGCCGGGGGGACAGATCGAGCTGTCCGGCCGCTTCTGCCCGGACATCCACTGCTGCGAAGGGGATTTCGCCGCCCACGTCGCCGCCGTGGTGCGCGCCGCCGAACCCCTGGGACTGACCTTTCTCGGCCTCGGCGTCCAGCCCTTCACGCCGCTGGAGAAGATCGACTGGCTGCCCAAGTCCCGCTACGGCATCATGGGCCCCTACATGGAGCGCACCGGCGACATGGGGCAGCGGATGATGAAACAGAGCGCCGGCCTGCAGGTCAATCTCGACTTCGAAGACGAAGAGGACGCCGTCTTCAAGCTGCGCCTCGGCCAGGCGCTCGCCCCCCTGCTCTACGCCCTGTTCGCCAACTCGCCCTTCATGGACGGCCGGCCGAGCGGCTTCCTATCGACCCGCGGCGAAATCTGGTCGCGCACCGACCCCGACCGCTGCGGCCTGATCCCGGCACTGTTCGCCGACGGCGCCTCCCTGGAGACCTACACCGACTACGCCCTCGACGTACCGATGTACTTCATCGTCCGCGACGGCCGCTACCTCGACCTGACCGGCCGACGCTTCACCTTCCGGCGCTACCTGGCCGAGGGCTTCGCCAGCCACCGGGCCACCCTCGCCGACTGGGACCTGCACCTGTCAACCCTCTTTCCCGAGGTCCGCCTGCGGCCGCAGATCGAGATCCGCAGTTCCGACTCACTGCCGCAGGGGCTGACCCTCAGCGTCGCGGCACTGCTCAAGGGCCTCTTCTACGACCGGGACACGGCGGAAACCGCCTGGTGCCTGCTCTGGCCCGGCGACATCGACGCCCTGCACCGGAGCTACCGGCAGTCGTGGAAGGCGGGACTGCAGACCAGACAGAATGGCCGGCTGTTGCGCGATCTGGCCCGGGACGTGCTCGAACTGGCCTGGCAGGGCCTGCGGCGACAGCAGCGCCACAACCACCACGGCTGCGACGAAACAGTCTATCTCGACCCGCTGCAACAGATCGCCGAAGAAGGCGTCACCCTGGCCGAACGCCTGCTGCGCGACTGGCGAGGGGAACGCCGGCACGACCTGGCGATGCTCAAGCGCCACTGCGCCTTCCGCCTGGAGGTCTGA
- a CDS encoding type 1 glutamine amidotransferase domain-containing protein, with amino-acid sequence MSVPDRKILMVVTSHDCIDVDHPTGLWLEEFAVPWQIFRAAGISVTVASPLGGAAPLDPRSLEDDARVAAWAEARSALMETMPLRTLPMHRFDAVFLVGGHGTMFDFPECPELQVLLRTHFANGSLVAAVCHGPAGLVGVDLDDGSPLVAGRRLTAFTDAEERAVELDGLMPFLLESELRERGADFVAGEAWRSHVEIDGNLITGQNPASSAAAAEAVLQRLPD; translated from the coding sequence ATGAGCGTACCCGACAGGAAAATACTGATGGTTGTGACCAGCCACGACTGTATCGACGTCGATCACCCCACCGGTCTCTGGCTGGAAGAGTTCGCCGTACCCTGGCAGATATTCCGCGCGGCCGGAATATCGGTGACGGTTGCCAGCCCCCTCGGGGGAGCCGCCCCGCTCGATCCACGCTCGCTCGAGGATGATGCCAGAGTTGCCGCCTGGGCCGAGGCGCGGTCCGCCCTGATGGAGACGATGCCGCTGCGCACGCTGCCGATGCATCGTTTCGACGCTGTCTTTCTGGTTGGCGGCCATGGCACCATGTTCGATTTTCCCGAATGCCCCGAGCTGCAGGTCCTGCTGCGGACCCACTTTGCGAATGGAAGCCTGGTGGCCGCTGTCTGTCACGGCCCGGCGGGTCTGGTGGGTGTCGATCTGGACGACGGCTCGCCGCTGGTCGCCGGCCGGCGGCTGACCGCCTTTACCGACGCCGAGGAACGGGCGGTGGAGCTGGACGGGCTGATGCCGTTTTTGCTCGAGAGCGAACTGCGCGAGCGGGGAGCCGATTTTGTCGCCGGGGAAGCCTGGCGCAGCCATGTCGAGATCGACGGCAACCTGATCACCGGTCAGAATCCGGCTTCGAGTGCCGCTGCGGCCGAGGCGGTGCTGCAGCGTCTGCCGGACTGA
- a CDS encoding TrkA C-terminal domain-containing protein produces the protein MAIKVARNLASPNILDMLSMTGGYALHELAPPRSFIGKTLIELDLRRRFNIYILGIKDVLTDEFILMPPAERQIKDSDLLLILGQAADVEKASRK, from the coding sequence ATGGCGATCAAGGTCGCCCGCAACCTGGCCAGCCCCAACATCCTCGACATGCTCAGCATGACCGGGGGCTACGCCCTGCACGAACTCGCCCCGCCGCGGTCCTTCATCGGCAAGACCCTGATCGAGCTCGACCTGCGCCGCCGCTTCAACATCTACATCCTCGGCATCAAGGACGTGCTAACCGACGAATTCATTCTCATGCCGCCGGCGGAACGTCAGATCAAGGACAGCGACCTGCTGCTGATCCTCGGCCAGGCGGCCGATGTGGAAAAAGCGAGCAGAAAATAA
- a CDS encoding TrkH family potassium uptake protein — protein MCALQQPRQTWRFSPGQVLLLYYVLAILLGGLLLRLPLASSGEPLTFLDAIFTATSAQCVTGLVVVDTGSRLSWFGQLVVLLLIQTGGLGITTFSVYLLSYLGGGMSLRGRQQIEQTLLPQPYASVQELVGKIFLLTIVIEGIGAALLAIRLVPQLGLVQGLWSALFHSVSAFCNAGFSLFPDSLVGFHDDPLVNLTIMGLITAGGIGFLVLQELFGLTRRRQPRHRLSLHTRLVLVTSCALTLGGALLLALLEIPGELRTMGAADGFWMVLFQSVTARTAGFNTIDLNLLEVPTLVLIMFLMFIGASPGSCGGGIKTTSFALIFAILHNRLKGERHTNIFRRTVPDELTTRALTLVLLSVIVCGAAIFLLLTVQVHGLPATQSRNALLDYAFETVSAFATVGLSLGVTGELLPLGKMIIIGLMFVGRVGILTLAFAFVRRAGKRQIRYAEEQVMIG, from the coding sequence ATGTGCGCCCTGCAACAACCCCGACAGACCTGGCGGTTCTCGCCCGGCCAGGTTCTGCTGCTCTATTACGTCCTGGCCATCCTGCTCGGCGGCCTGCTGTTGCGCCTGCCCCTGGCCAGCAGCGGCGAACCCCTCACCTTTCTCGACGCCATCTTTACCGCCACCAGCGCCCAGTGCGTGACCGGACTGGTGGTGGTCGACACCGGCAGCCGGCTGAGCTGGTTCGGCCAGCTGGTGGTGCTGTTGCTGATTCAGACCGGCGGCCTGGGCATCACCACCTTTTCGGTCTACCTGCTCTCCTATCTCGGCGGCGGCATGAGCCTGCGCGGCCGGCAGCAGATCGAACAGACCCTGCTGCCGCAGCCCTACGCCTCGGTGCAGGAGCTGGTCGGCAAGATCTTCCTGCTGACCATCGTCATCGAGGGTATCGGCGCGGCGCTGCTGGCCATCCGCCTGGTACCGCAACTCGGCCTGGTCCAGGGGCTGTGGAGCGCCCTGTTCCATTCGGTTTCGGCCTTCTGCAACGCCGGTTTCAGCCTCTTTCCGGACAGTCTGGTCGGCTTTCACGACGACCCGCTGGTCAACCTGACCATCATGGGGCTGATCACCGCCGGCGGCATCGGCTTTCTGGTGCTGCAGGAGCTGTTCGGCCTGACCCGCCGTCGCCAGCCGCGGCACCGGCTCTCGCTGCACACCCGGCTGGTCCTGGTCACCAGCTGCGCCCTGACCCTCGGCGGCGCGCTGCTGCTGGCACTGCTGGAAATCCCCGGCGAGCTGCGCACCATGGGTGCCGCCGACGGCTTCTGGATGGTCCTCTTCCAGTCAGTCACCGCGCGAACAGCCGGCTTCAACACCATCGACCTGAACCTGCTCGAGGTGCCGACCCTGGTACTGATCATGTTTCTCATGTTCATCGGCGCCTCGCCCGGCTCCTGCGGCGGCGGCATCAAGACCACCAGCTTCGCCCTGATCTTCGCCATTCTGCACAACCGGCTGAAAGGGGAAAGGCACACCAACATCTTCCGCCGCACCGTGCCGGACGAACTGACCACCCGCGCCCTGACCCTGGTCCTGCTGTCGGTCATCGTCTGCGGCGCGGCCATCTTTCTGCTGCTGACCGTCCAGGTGCACGGCCTGCCGGCAACCCAGAGCCGCAACGCCCTGCTCGACTACGCCTTCGAGACGGTGTCGGCCTTCGCCACGGTCGGCCTGTCGCTGGGCGTCACCGGCGAACTGCTTCCGCTCGGCAAGATGATCATCATCGGCCTGATGTTCGTCGGCCGGGTGGGCATCCTGACCCTCGCCTTCGCCTTTGTCCGCCGGGCGGGAAAGCGGCAGATTCGCTACGCTGAAGAACAGGTGATGATCGGATAA
- a CDS encoding SDR family oxidoreductase: MKNLKNKTLFITGASRGIGKAIALRAAADGANIVIAAKSNVPNPRLPGTIHTAAAEIEAAGGRALAVKCDIRKPEAIEAAVTASVERFGGIDILVNNASAIYLAGTLETPVKRFDLMHQVNVRGTFLCCQACLPHLKKADNPHILTLSPPLNMHPRWFRSHVAYTMAKYGMSMCVLGMAEEFRPDGIAVNALWPRTVIATAALAMLGGLVRPEQCRKPEIVADAAHAILCRDSRSCSGNFFIDEEVLAEEGIGDLERYAVKPGEELLPDLFLD, encoded by the coding sequence ATGAAAAACCTGAAAAACAAGACCCTCTTCATCACCGGCGCCAGCCGCGGCATCGGCAAGGCGATCGCCCTGCGCGCCGCCGCCGACGGCGCGAACATCGTCATCGCAGCCAAGTCGAACGTCCCCAATCCCCGGCTGCCGGGCACCATTCATACCGCGGCGGCCGAAATCGAAGCGGCCGGCGGCCGGGCCCTGGCGGTCAAGTGCGACATCCGAAAGCCGGAAGCGATCGAAGCGGCGGTCACGGCGTCGGTCGAACGCTTCGGCGGCATCGACATCCTGGTCAACAACGCCAGCGCCATCTATCTCGCCGGCACCCTGGAGACCCCGGTCAAACGTTTCGACCTGATGCACCAGGTCAACGTCCGCGGCACCTTTCTCTGCTGCCAGGCCTGTCTGCCGCACCTGAAGAAGGCCGACAACCCCCACATTCTGACCCTGTCACCGCCGCTGAACATGCACCCGCGCTGGTTCAGAAGCCATGTCGCCTACACCATGGCCAAGTACGGCATGAGCATGTGCGTGCTGGGCATGGCCGAGGAATTCCGCCCCGACGGCATCGCCGTCAACGCCCTCTGGCCGCGAACGGTGATCGCCACCGCCGCCCTGGCGATGCTCGGCGGCCTGGTCAGGCCGGAGCAGTGCCGCAAACCCGAGATCGTCGCCGACGCCGCCCACGCCATTCTCTGCCGCGACAGCCGCAGTTGCAGCGGCAACTTCTTCATCGACGAGGAGGTTCTGGCGGAAGAAGGAATCGGCGACCTGGAACGCTACGCGGTCAAACCGGGAGAAGAGCTGTTGCCCGACCTGTTTCTTGACTGA